The Palaemon carinicauda isolate YSFRI2023 chromosome 9, ASM3689809v2, whole genome shotgun sequence sequence AAACAGTTGCAAACTTATCTTTAAGATCTATCaagcaaaaataaatacttttgtctggaACCTATTATTAGTGATAATTTTTAGATATTGCGAAACCCAATAGCCATTACTTATTTCTGAAttaattcaataattatttttttgctAAAGAAAAAGGAATACCTGAGATAATAATTTTATCACATCAGTAAATGTGATTGAATAAACAAAACTTATTTCTTAGCGTGGAAGGTGCTTATATTTCACCCCGGGAATTTATGTAAAAATACatgtttacgcatatatatatatatatatatatatatatatatatatatatatatatatatatatatatatatatatatatatatatatatatattagggaccAAATATTACGAGAATTTTGTGTATGAAAACACTTGTAGGTCTATTATTCAAAATCGTACTATTTAAATAACATAtcttaaatgcaaaataaaattaggcGGTTAGCGACCGTTGACTTTAGGGGTGAAACTATTTTTGCATTCATATAAATATGACATAATAAAATGATAacgaataaaaatatgaaagagaaataatatcaaaatataatgtaATGATGTTAGAGACATTTACCTTAATCTTAGTAGAGCTGTTTACAGGGTGAAAGAGAGGGAGCGGAGGAGAGACCCTACTAAGACTCCTCACTGTCATTCGACAGTGCATCAGACGTGGTGAAATGAGCGACCTCACTGCAAATGCCATCAAATTCGGTTACATCTGTGTCATCAAAAGGGGTATATAAGATGTTCAGAGCTAGGTCAGAGGTACTTGTCCAGGATTTGAGGATTATGGACAACGAATTGAGGTGCTTGGACCAGGATTTGGGGTGCTTGGACCAAGATATGAAGGTTTTGAACCAAGATTTGAGGTGCTTGGACCAAGATTTGAGGTGATTGGTTCAGGATTTGATGTTTTCAGACCAAGATTTGAGGTGATTGGCTCAGGATTTGAGGTTTTTGAGCCAGGATTTAAGGTGTTTGAACCATGAGTCGAGGTGCTTGGGCACCATTCTGAGACAGCAGGCAATTGCATACCAGTGATTAAAGATTGTTTCCTTCTACGAATTATCTTTTCATGAACCTCTTTATAAGAATTAAATACATTATCTAGCTCCATAATAACTTGATTTTACGAAAGGGGTTTTCTTCATAAATACTAACTCACTCTTTcaaagcatagaaaaaaaaaaaactttcttaaaagACGTCACATAGACTACTGAAGGTTCTCCATCGCTCCCCTCTTTCTGAAGTTCCTCCTGTAGGTGAATTAGAATGCATGATGTCTTAAGTAGTCTTCCCCTGGAGCAGCCTGGACTTCTAAGCTCTCCCTCGGTAACCTCACCAAACCCAGGCACTTCTATCTAGAGTCAATGTCGGTGTCGCTCGGATACAAATGAGGGGTGAGAAACTTCCACCAATGAAGAATGTTGGCGGGAGTAACATTTCCCGACGCTTTTATTAGACTGTGTACCATATAGCATCTTTCACTGAAAACTTCCTCCAAAACTGATGACCAGTCATCAAAGCAGCAAAATTAGACGAAACCGTCGATTTTGGATCATCAGTGTCAGCATCTTTATCCCCAGTTAAAATTTCCAGCACTTCAACTTGGGATTCGGTGCTTGACCGCAGCCAACGAAAAATTAGGGTATGATATTTCGCCTATACGTTATTTACTATTTCCTAATCTAAGGGTTGGATCAAGGCGGCTGTGTTGGGAGGGAGAAGGATGACCtctacatatgtacatatgatgaAGGTTCTTCACATAATGAGATAAATCTCAATCTCTCTTCCTTCCTGCCTACATATACGACGGACATCGGGCACAAAACAGTGCATTAATCAATCACGGACAATCTGTGATGTAATCCATGCCTTCGGTGATGAACGCCAGCACACAGGGGCGTCTGTCATATCTGAGAGAGGATTTTAAATCTGGGGTATATGACGAATGGCTTCGCTTTATGGGATTGCGTTTGATTTACACAAAACAAACTGTATGGGTCCTGGAACCGACCTTGGTCTGTCTTATGGCACGGGCTTGCTTTCTTATACTCAGTGTAAATCACAATCATATCTCCCTCATCCATATTATAAACGCAGTCAACatcagtttatatacatatgtacgctcAATATCGTTCCATTTTCACCATAACATCACTCACATGCCATCTGATATCAATCATAGACAACCGAGTGCACCATTGATTCACGTTACCCAATAATACGTCCAATAGCACTATTATCTTCATCTCTTCGCCGTATCACCTCATACTTTTCTTCAAGTGTAATGCTCCTCCGTTTGGTTGCCACAACTCACACATTACAGGGAAACCGAATACTACTATCGTAAACAATGGCAATTGTCGGAAAGCCCGAAACATAACAAtggccttggccttgacttttttcttcctataccctaAGTCAATGCGCGACTATTTGGACTACATTGCACATCCACGTCACGGGATCTAGTTATAATTATAGCACAATTCGGCAAGAAAGCTTTTATTCTAATAGTACGAACCCCGAAAAGTTTCAATATTACtaatcgaatttgagaagtacgaAGCGTGATTAACATAAAGGAAATATCCATTCTCCCCGATTAGCACGACGGTTAGCACGAAATCCTCTAACCTAGATGTGCAGTGTACGATAATAATatttctctataatttttttctaaaattttctctATAGTTAATTATCGTACACTGTGCATCAAGGTCATAGGATTTCCTTCATATAGGTGCTCTATTGAAGATCTTGTACTAACCATCGTACTTTTCCGGGAGAAAGCTTTTTCCTTTATAATAATCACGCTTCGTACTTCTCGAATACAACTTACTATTATTTGGATTCATCTCATTATACGCTGAGAGGATATATAATTTGGCGTTCGTACCATTCAAATTAGCACTATTTGGggctgaagttatatatatatatatatatatatatatatatatatatatatatatatatatatatatatacacacacacacacacacatatatatatatatatatatatatatatatatatatatatatatatatatatatatatatatatatatatatatatacagtatatatatattatcttacatTCTCACATGAAGCAAACGAAAAAATATTGACAGACTTAAAAAAGGtgggacaaataaataaatagactgaTTCTTTGATAACTGTTAACTTTATATAAAATAGGTAactactctactctctctctcactctctctctctctctctctctctctctctctctctctgctcccaaGTAGTTTCAGaggtttgaagaaaaaaattctctctctctctctctctctctctctctctctctctctctctctctctctctctctctctctctctctctctctctcattattgtaggatatttttttatttacactgTTTTCATAAAAGGCATTTCATATTACAttcatacttttttattcattgcttaAATCAAAGAAATCCCTGTGTTGAAATCTGAACCACCAAACCCAACGAAAGAATATCTGTTATGTATTAAGTTAAGCTTCACATGCAAATATAAACCATCTCGCTTATAGAAGTGGAGGGGGAAAAACTACgcttttttttgttgttgtgtaaTACACTTTCCGTATCAGATGAACGGTAATCTTTTTATTCTTCAGATCTAGTTACAAACACGCATCCAtggttatatttacacacacacatatatatatatatatatatatatatatatatatatatatatatatatatatatatatatatatatttgtatgagaatgaaatttattaaagatatgaatatacaaaattgtaagatatatatacatacatatatactatatacataaatacgtttatatatatttgtatatatagatatatatatatatatatatgtatatatatatatgtatatatatatgtatatatatatatatatatatatatatatatttgtgtgaatgaaatttattaaagatatgaatatacaaaattgtaagatatatatacatacatatatactatatacataaatacgtttatatatatttatatatatatatatatatacatatatatatatatatatatatatatatatatatatttacatatatatgcaaatgtaaatatctatacatatatatgaatatatatatatatatatatatatatatatatatatatacacacatatatatatatatatatatatatatatatatatatatatatatatacatataaatatatatatatatatatatatatatatatatgtgtgtgtgtgtgtgtgtatatatatatgtatattcacacacatatatatatatgtatatatatatatattatatatatatatatatgtatatatatatatatatatatatatatatatatatatatatatatatacatatataagtgtgtgtatgtgtgtatgaaatttattaaaggtataaatatgcaaaaatataagatatatatatatatatatatatatatatatatatactgtatatatatatatatatatatatatatatatatatatatatatatatatacatacatacatacatacatacatactatatacaataatatgtttatatgtatttatatatatatatatatatatatgtatatatatatatatatatatatatatatatatatatacatatatacatatatatgcatatgcaaatatatatatatatatatatatatataaatatatatatatatatatatatatatatatgtgtgtgtgtgtgtgtgtgtgtgagcgtgtgtgtatgagtataaaatttattaaaggtataaatatgtaaatatataagaagatatatatatatatatatatatatatatacatatatatacatatatatatatatatatatatatatatatacacacacatatatgccatatacataaatatgtttatatatatatatatatatatatatatatatatatatatatatatatatatatatatatatatggcaggacAGACGATCCTAGTCCAACTTGGGGTTCTTGgccaaatgttattttaaatggacTATGTCCGGTGGTTTCATGTCGGCTAATGTTAATTTGCCACTGAACAAACTTGAGGCCCACTGaccattttttactattattttcctgcATCCAGATGGCAAGTTTGTCCTGAATAACACCATTTAGCCGTTCAACCGCACCCTGGCTTTGGGGATGACGGGGACGTCCAGTCACCAACTTCAACTCGGGCCAGAGTGTGGAAAGTTCAGCAATAACAGCATTAACAAATTCACGACCATTGTCTGACTGCAAAATAGCAGGTGCTCCAAAAGTCAGAAATATATCAAGAAGATTTGCAGCAACCTCTTCTGCTCTTTTCGTTGTAAGGGGACGCAGCACACAAAATTTGCTGAAATGGTTGACAAATGTCATGATGTACTTGTAATCACCATCGGGAAATGTTTGAAAATTGATGAGATCAATTTGACATCTTGAAAAAATGTGATGACTGCGCACAGGCTTCACAACGAGACCTTTCGGAacttttctggctttcttctgatggcagtgctcacagaatgaaatatataagtagCACACTTCTTGCGTGATGTTTGACCACTTTTTCTTCACTTCAGCTATTGTTTTCTTACCACCACCATGGCCAATACCTTCGTGAGCTGCTTTAAcaatatcaaacacttcttctatAGATGCAACAAACTTGAACACGTCGTTGGCTGGATCTTTTCGTTTTCGAATTAGTCTGTCAACATTGCCAACACGCAGGATCTCGTAGCGCTTTTGTAAGTTGTCATCAAATGGAGACGTAGCGCCCTGGGAATTTATCCTCAGCAAATCTTCTATAAGCTTGTCACGTTTAGCAGTAGGTTGCAGGACAGCATTTTCGGCCTTTGATTCCTGTGTCTCACGTAGCTTCTCTTCAAATGCAATTTGATCCATCTCTATtactggaaagatagatagatatattaaatgtatgccCAAATGTAAGCCcaaacttaacatcaatcaatctgaaggaaacatatgctacacatatcttGTACTTGATCCACGAATgtctaaacaatacaatgtatttgtgCTTCTAGTTGAAGCTCGACACATTTACATGAAACTACTGCtatttttctgatctggttctaacggaaattaatttcctaaaatcaaaagtaaagttgtaactgtacccttgaagtgtccaacgctgaatgacaatacttagcacggagctaacgaagttaccaccGATCACGTGACtacgtgactacaaaacaagtagagactgaccaatcaggggaaatccttttccaactaattcactagttcaaaCGTTGAAAAATTCATCTCCCCACACACGCTTCCCCCCTCACACAGGACAGCGTAACActctattcaattcaggcaaaatatggttgcctaatctgaaagtcttgcttaatgtgcagattaggcacgTATTTTGCACAAAATTAATGTTAGGCAAAAtgtttgcttaaagtacacattaggcaatttccgctgcctaatgtacaaattaggcaattattaacattgagcgtaacatatgtatatatatatatatatatatatatatatatatatatatatatatatatatatatatatatttatatatatttatatatacatacatacatatgcatatatatatatatatatatatatatatatatatatggtgatacatAAAAGAGCTATGTGTACAACTATGATGACTAGGAATGTATAGTTATCAATATGATGATTAAGATGCAACAGCTTTTATATTCGTTTGCGTGATATACGATGCACTGAGAACAAAGGTTCATCTAAAAATCCATCTTCATTGTAGACAGATGTCAAGCAATATATACAGGTTTTTATGTTTGATATATCTCAAAGTTTTGAAATCTAATAAATGAAGTAAAAATTAAATTCTGATTGGATTTCCGCGTAAAAGAAATATTCTGATCATTCGGTCGGCAAGCGTCGGTTCATCGTATAGCTCACGAAATGGGATTTTGTTTGAAGTTTGTTGAAGAGCAATACGGAGAATATTTTTCTAATATGCAGAAGATAATCATCTCTATAgcaattttttatctctctctctctctctctctctctctctctctctctctctctctctctctctctctctctctctctctctctgggtatatgATTAGGTATTATAGGAGACAGAACTTTAAGTTTACTTATTCTAAGAAAAGTAGCATTAAATAAAGGTACACTGATATACAGGCAGAAGTTTAATACTGACTTCCATGAAAGTTTCTCTTCTTGGTAAATCAAATTCGACTATTTCTtcgaatattgaaaaaagaaataaggtTTACGCTACCTCTTTCTTAACAAAATACTTCAAAGCATACATTTTTAAAGTCACTAATTTATTTTTTGCGAAGAAAAATACCTTcaactaattactttttttttttttttttttttttgcataatatgaatttcttttcttttatattaaccTCTGGCATCATGATTTCTATATTTAGATTAAAGTTATTCGCTTCACATTTTCTTCGTTACCTAGATAGAAATGTATTAGGTTTAGTTCACTAATGATTATGCCTACTACTTAAGATAATTAACGAAGAAATTGGATTGTTAATGAATGAATTAATTAGATAAGACATAAAATCTCTAAGTAAATAAAAAACGAAATACTTGacgaaaaattgataaaaatcttaTGCGCAGGTTCCATACGCATATTAAAGTTGTATTCTGGTGACTTCCTATTTCAGCAACACCTTCCAATTGGTAATTGTTTTTGACTTCCGCTACACAGTACACGTTCGCTTGCTAGAATTTAACTGCAGTTCTTCTAAATTGGAATAGCAATACTGTGGGcagtatatacagaaaaaaaacaatgtaaaatgtgagtattaatttttttcGACTGACATTATTCCTATTGAAATGACTTCAAAAATGATGTCATCCAAAAATTTTGACGCTCAAAAAAGTAGATGTTTATATGTAAACGATTTATACAAACTATTTATCAACATAAGCATCGAAATTTAAATTAGTTTGCCTCAAATTCTGAAAATGAAAGGAATAATGGTAAAAATTCTCATTGAATTATGAATAAAAAGTCAATTATGAAAAGTGCAAAATTCAaattatacatgtgtgtttgtgccgatctacttttcttatattttcctGTTCTCCTATCTATCAGCAGACGATCTAAGTACCTTAAAATCAACTTAggacgaaaaagaaaaattttattcatagttctttgataaatctatttttgtaaATTACTAATTAATGATAAAGCTTTAGGCTTAGTAAATCGAACATAATGGGAAtttaatactgttttttttatatttgtgctTATTGTGAGAAATATTACACTTcgttttttcattttgattatatttttataatttttttttctaggaatttTGTACTACTTTGTTTCTTTTAATACATAGACTTTTCGGTAACCTTTTGAAtgaatttaaaaagggatattacGAATTCAATTTTCTCATAAGAACAAACACTGATATTTTGTTTGGCACACGGATGCAACATACTTTAAAAATGGTACTTATATAtcctaataatgacaataaaaataaatctaaaatgaaatgctatgatataaatctcattaaaaaaaaaacgtgtagCTATTTCACCCAGGAAAGGAGAATTGCCTACCACTCTGGATTTATGCATTTCAAGAGCTCATCACCTGGAATCAATAGTCTTTACGTGggaaataaaacagagagagagagagagagagagagagagagagagagagagagagagagagagagagagacagagacagagagagagacagagagaacctATACTTTTCGAACAATAAACCAGCTGTttcatgaaatcaaggcataagCTCCGTTGAAATTGTAACGTGAAACGTTTCAGAAATACGTGagtgaacgcaaaaaaaaaaaaaaaaaaaaaaaaaaaagctgactgGACGAATTCACACACAAATATGACCTACTAATAAAtcacttcctcaaaaaaaaaaaaaaaaaaaatagagcctgTGTCAGTAAGTAGAACGTATTGTTGAAGATAATTTATATAGATTATGTTGCATGTGCCtcaatccatacattaacaatgTATTTGAATGAATGCATTTTAGCAAATCGGTTCAAAATTCTACTTGAATATTATTTAGTATTTTCTCATTTTGAAAACGGGAAAATAAGGGaagtatacacacactcatatatatatatatatatatatatatatatatatatatatatatatatatacgcatatatatatgtatatatatatatatatgtatatatatatatatatatatttata is a genomic window containing:
- the LOC137646589 gene encoding KRAB-A domain-containing protein 2-like; the encoded protein is MDQIAFEEKLRETQESKAENAVLQPTAKRDKLIEDLLRINSQGATSPFDDNLQKRYEILRVGNVDRLIRKRKDPANDVFKFVASIEEVFDIVKAAHEGIGHGGGKKTIAEVKKKWSNITQEVCYLYISFCEHCHQKKARKVPKGLVVKPVRSHHIFSRCQIDLINFQTFPDGDYKYIMTFVNHFSKFCVLRPLTTKRAEEVAANLLDIFLTFGAPAILQSDNGREFVNAVIAELSTLWPELKLVTGRPRHPQSQGAVERLNGVIQDKLAIWMQENNSKKWSVGLKFVQWQINISRHETTGHSPFKITFGQEPQVGLGSSVLPYIEEYMKCESNVCRVKRPDFYGHKACRTHAPCAAKKGDLKFWDPQNCTVCKSLLVEAFDDPPPTEAIKTKKNFVYDLFKTNTYSPISGDWYFISFCAGAKDFDHLEIHHPSLAWGGGSSGEKIWGGGFSYKKDLGGGSSGEKVWGGGSSGEKVWGGGSSGEKVWGVDLRVRKFGVADLQVRKFGVVGLQVRKFGVWISR